Proteins encoded in a region of the Panicum hallii strain FIL2 chromosome 3, PHallii_v3.1, whole genome shotgun sequence genome:
- the LOC112887891 gene encoding protein RNA-directed DNA methylation 3, translating to MAVKGKGKQVAAESPGPGAGGKRRKGSGDAEAGPSSSSAAKRRRRAGVLQFVDDAAGVDDDYEEDEVLQSEEEASDPDDGFFTGGEHVQNLSHKRTERSHPLPFLVKEEELSGDELEEFIRTRYSNGVKYAADRSYSREDDDIFPIDGALKEPTIWRVKCMVGRERQMAFCFMQKFVDLQKIGTKVPIITAFALDHVRGFVFVEAEKACDVTEACKGFCSVYASRITSVPAAEVPSLLSSRTKPFEISRGTWVRMKNGNYKGDLAQVVSVDNGRKRVMIKIIPRVDLHAISKKYGGAISLKGAAVPAPRLISSQELEFFRPHIEMKRDRQTGEVFEVLDGLMFKDGFLYKRVALSSLIYWGIQPTETELLKFSSSPINRASADDLDWVSSIYGPKKRNIPAKPDIKSSSSSKMKSSKTSKASISTEDFDDNDEFNLHDLVLFGRKDFGVIIAIEKDGFRILKGGPEGSAVTVKKNDIKKSCVDKMFTAVDRQNKIVSINDTVNVLEGPFQGKQGVVKHLYMGILFIYNESESENCGFFCAQCGSCENVKKRKDLGGSTTENLDNPFPMFAEPSYEQNEHRGTERPYRSTREQLFSIGQMLRIRKGPLKGYLCRVVRIFRNDVTVKLDSLLKIVTVQAEFLSVPANRGDNLSGAPAGNFGSQDTSFFGSEAEKTSWDNGLPSFGSDSWQPFSSSTLPVQNTGGESENDPWSKKSSAEGESDPWGKKTDGDPDPWGNKVAHSADGDSDPWGNKVAPSADGDSDPWGNKVAPSAYGDSDPWGKKVVTPAHGDSDAWGKKTTSSAVGVWNAGAAQKESSSDNAWGKQAGVGRSDAAGSSWDGTVVNKESEKSDNWGEACRVVDMGTGADADPWGSKVKAIDTEGTDSWEKATMPPDNKLEGVSQGWGRPLGKSNEDQGKDNISKDAGNNGAWDTPLPATGDGTWGKSKDNNGDGAGGWNEARSSDKNGGAGGWDTSAANWNKSSAVGEAQEEGWGKGKGASDQAGCGDWEKPKSFGNDGSSRWNKGEETRADDQNNSWSKPGNFGGGRGFGRGQGRGRGQECGDFDGRNDQGSWKSSWGGESAGRTSWRSDSKVDNEVGDSSGYRGRGRGGRGQYGGRGRGRDNGWRNGDRSDSGFGRENDSADGQNWGNRGSSYWDKDSSNKGSWGGGDNWNATNPPSNQPWSSSGVTKSFGENKPSTWNSSKDNKPSVGEQDDPWASKVASIEGKEQQNDTWASKMTSAGAEDNSGGWNTRAKDSCTDGGEERQNDPWANKAGTNKDKEQETDPWTSKVPSSVGSDDNNSSWNTTAKDTPSEEKAGDPWSSKGSNDNIKKTDSWGAGSSGGNQESSWSKPNFSLGDQAWSKPRFGDNGGNSRGGFGRGYRGRGRGRNFGDGGSSWNGGNKNDESGGERSEEPWSSRDLDGGRGRGRGRFGRGDRSQGSSNFGSGDSGSWGSGRENGDRGGYRNWNGNNEQRSFGQGGGWSSDWNGSKGSGEGGQAFAKSKPSWEAQNMSGGDDQAGNSDANKSWSRNRSSPSILGQPSSDANKSSTWGATSGGAGGGGSWGKSNEDSWNSSGGAAEKSSWGGGSEAPPKKDDDGPWGKGGEGKSNEDSWNSSGGAAEKSSWGGGSEAPPKKDDDGPWGSSSRGGGSSSWDKVADGGGSSWDKAADGAWNGSKGGSAGSGGW from the exons ATGGCGGTGAAGGGGAAGGGCAAGCAGGTGGCCGCCGAATCCCCTGGCCCTGGCGCCGGCGGGAAGCGGCGGAAGGGCTCCGGCGACGCGGAGGCGGGGCCCTCGTCGTCCTCcgcggcgaagcgccgccgccgcgccggagtTCTTCAGTTCGTGGACGACGCGGCCGGCGTCGACGACGACTATGAGGAGGACGAGGTGCTCCAGTCCGAGGAAGAGGCCTCCGACCCCGATGACG GCTTCTTTACTGGTGGGGAGCATGTACAAAATCTCAGTCACAAAAGAACTGAAAGGTCACACCCTCTTCCTTTTCTTGTAAAGGAAGAGGAGCTTAGTGGCGATGAACTTGAGGAATTCATCAGGACCCGATACAGTAATGGTGTGAAATATGCTGCTGATCGTAGCTATTCTAGGGAAGATGATGACATTTTCCCCATAGATGGTGCACTCAAAGAGCCTACTATTTGGAGGGTTAAATGCATG GTTGGGCGTGAGCGCCAAATGGCTTTCTGCTTCATGCAAAAGTTTGTTGATCTGCAAAAAATTGGTACCAAAGTGCCAATTATCACAGCATTTGCACTTGATCATGTAAGAGGGTTTGTTTTTGTTGAAGCGGAGAAGGCCTGTGATGTTACAGAG GCATGCAAAGGGTTTTGTAGCGTGTATGCAAGCAGAATTACTTCTGTTCCTGCAGCTGAAGTTCCTAGCTTGTTATCCAGCCGTACAAAACCATTTGAAATCTCCCGTGGTACATGGGTCCGCATGAAGAATGGAAACTATAAAGGTGATCTAGCACAG GTTGTCAGCGTGGATAATGGACGGAAAAGAGTAATGATAAAAATCATACCCAGAGTCGACCTCCATGCTATTTCGAAAAAATAT GGTGGTGCAATTTCGTTAAAAGGAGCAGCAGTTCCTGCTCCACGGTTAATCAGCTCTCAAGAACTAGA GTTCTTCAGGCCTCATATTGAAATGAAACGTGATCGTCAGACTGGTGAAGTTTTTGAAGTACTTGATGGTTTGATGTTCAAAGATGGTTTTCTATATAAAAGGGTTGCACTTAGTTCTTTGATTTACTGGGGGATACAACCAACAGAGACTGAACTCCTGAAGTTCTCCTCTAGTCCTATCAATAGAGCTTCTGCTGATgacttggattgggtctccagcATCTATGGTCCTAAGAAAAGGAACATTCCCGCAAAACCAGATATTaagtcatcatcatcttctAAAATGAAATCTTCCAAAACATCAAAAGCTTCAATTTCTACGGAAGATTTTGATGATAATGATGAATTTAACCTCCATGATCTTGTACTCTTTGG GCGAAAAGATTTTGGTGTGATAATTGCTATTGAGAAAGATGGTTTTAGG ATATTGAAGGGAGGTCCTGAAGGATCTGCAGTGACAGTAAAAAAGAACGACATTAAGAAAAGCTGTGTAGACAAAATGTTTACAGCTGTTGATCGTCAGAATAAGATAGTATCTATTAATGACACTGTTAACGTTCTGGAAGGCCCATTTCAG GGTAAGCAAGGTGTTGTTAAACACTTGTACATGGGCATACTATTTATCTATAATGAGAGTGAAAGCGAGAACTGTGGTTTTTTCTGTGCTCAATGCGGGTCCTGTGAAAATGTGAAGAAACGGAAGGATCTGGGAGGCTCTACTACTGAAAACTTG GACAATCCATTTCCCATGTTTGCTGAGCCTTCTTATGAGCAAAATGAGCATCGGGGCA CTGAGAGGCCTTACAGGAGCACCAGAGAACAACTTTTCTCTATCGGGCAAATGCTACGCATTAGAAAGGGTCCTTTGAAGGGCTATCTCTGTCGAGTAGTTCGGATATTTCGGAATGATGTGACTGTTAAGCTAGATTCTCTACTGAAGATTGTTACAG TACAAGCTGAGTTTCTGTCAGTTCCAGCTAATAGGGG GGATAACTTGTCTGGTGCTCCAGCTGGCAATTTTGGAAGTCAAGATACATCTTTCTTTG GTTCGGAAGCAGAGAAAACTTCATGGGACAATGGGTTGCCATCTTTTGGCAG TGACTCATGGCAACCCTTTTCAAGTTCCACCTTACCAGTCCAGAATACAG GTGGAGAATCAGAAAATGATCCGTGGAGTAAGAAAAGTTCTGCTGAAGGTGAATCTGATCCATGGGGTAAGAAAACAGATGGTGATCCTGATCCATGGGGTAATAAAGTGGCACATTCTGCTGATGGTGATTCTGATCCATGGGGTAATAAAGTGGCACCTTCTGCTGATGGTGATTCTGATCCATGGGGTAATAAAGTGGCACCTTCTGCTTATGGGGATTCTGATCCATGGGGTAAGAAAGTGGTGACTCCTGCTCACGGTGATTCTGATGCATGGGGTAAGAAAACAACATCTTCAGCTGTTGGAGTATGGAACGCTGGTGCCGCTCAGAAGGAAAGTTCCAGTGACAATGCGTGGGGTAAACAAGCTGGGGTTGGTAGATCTGATGCTGCTGGCAGCTCTTGGGATGGAACGGTAGTCAATAAGGAGAGTGAAAAGAGTGACAACTGGGGAGAGGCTTGCAGGGTGGTGGACATGGGTACTGGAGCTGATGCCGACCCTTGGGGAAGCAAGGTTAAAGCAATAGATACAGAAGGAACTGATAGCTGGGAAAAGGCTACAATGCCTCCAGACAATAAGTTGGAGGGTGTCAGTCAAGGATGGGGCCGACCTTTGGGCAAGTCAAATGAAGACCAGGGAAAAGATAATATTTCCAAAGATGCGGGCAACAATGGGGCATGGGATACTCCTTTGCCTGCCACTGGAGATGGTACCTGGGGCAAGTCAAAAGACAATAATGGTGATGGAGCAGGTGGCTGGAATGAGGCTAGATCCTCTGACAAAAACGGTGGCGCAGGAGGTTGGGATACTTCTGCTGCTAACTGGAATAAATCATCTGCAGTTGGTGAAGCACAGGAGGAAGGTTGGGGCAAAGGAAAAGGAGCTTCAGACCAAGCTGGTTGTGGTGATTGGGAAAAACCAAAATCTTTTGGCAATGATGGTTCATCAAGGTGGAACAAGGGAGAGGAAACTAGGGCAGATGATCAGAATAACAGCTGGAGCAAGCCTGGAAACTTCGGAGGTGGACGTGGATTTGGGCGAGGACAGGGTAGAGGTAGGGGTCAGGAATGTGGAGACTTCGATGGCAGAAATGATCAAGGAAGTTGGAAGAGCTCATGGGGTGGTGAGAGTGCTGGAAGGACCTCTTGGAGGTCTGATAGTAAGGTAGACAATGAAGTTGGAGATTCTAGTGGATACAGGGGAAGGGGTAGAGGAGGGAGGGGACAATATGGAGGGCGAGGGAGGGGAAGAGACAATGGTTGGAGAAATGGTGATAGAAGCGATTCTGGGTTTGGAAGGGAAAATGACAGTGCTGATGGACAAAATTGGGGAAATAGAGGCTCTTCCTATTGGGATAAAGATTCATCTAATAAAGGTTCTTGGGGTGGTGGAGATAATTGGAATGCCACAAATCCACCAAGTAACCAGCCCTGGAGTAGCAGTGGGGTCACAAAGTCATTTGGTGAAAATAAGCCTTCCACTTGGAATAGTTCAAAGGATAACAAACCATCTGTAG GTGAACAAGATGATCCTTGGGCAAGCAAGGTGGCTTCTATTGAAG GCAAAGAACAACAGAATGATACTTGGGCTAGCAAGATGACTTCTGCTGGTGCTGAGGATAACAGTGGTGGCTGGAACACCAGGGCAAAAGACTCCTGCACCGATGGGG GTGAAGAAAGACAAAATGATCCTTGGGCAAACAAGGCTGGTACAAATAAAG ATAAAGAACAAGAAACTGATCCTTGGACAAGCAAGGTGCCTTCTAGTGTGGGTTCTGATGACAACAATTCTAGCTGGAACACTACAGCAAAGGACACTCCATCTGAGGAAAAGGCTGGTGATCCCTGGAGTAGTAAGGGGAGTAATGATAACATCAAGAAAACTGATAGCTGGGGTGCTGGCTCCTCAGGTGGGAATCAGGAGTCTTCTTGGAGCAAACCAAATTTCTCTTTAGGAGACCAGGCGTGGAGCAAGCCAAGGTTTGGTGATAATGGTGGAAACAGTAGGGGTGGATTTGGACGTGGATATCGAGGCAGAGGGAGAGGAAGGAATTTCGGGGATGGTGGTTCCTCGTGGAATGGAGGCAACAAGAACGATGAATCAGGTGGTGAAAGGTCTGAAGAGCCATGGAGCAGTAGGGATTTGGATGGTGGCAGAGGAAGAGGCCGAGGTCGCTTTGGGCGAGGCGACCGTAGCCAAGGCAGCAGCAACTTTGGGTCTGGAGATAGTGGCAGTTGGGGGTCTGGCAGGGAAAATGGTGACCGTGGTGGTTACAGAAACTGGAACGGTAACAATGAGCAAAGGTCCTTCGGTCAAGGCGGTGGCTGGTCGTCTGACTGGAATGGCAGCAAAGGAAGCGGCGAAGGAGGTCAAGCATTTGCGAAAAGCAAGCCCAGCTGGGAAGCGCAAAATATGTCTGGTGGAGATGATCAGGCAGGAAATAGTGACGCAAACAAGTCCTGGAGTCGGAACAGATCATCTCCCTCTATCCTGGGTCAGCCAAGCAGTGATGCTAACAAGTCTAGCACATGGGGTGCTACTAgtggcggagctggaggcggaggTTCCTGGGGAAAGAGCAATGAAGATAGCTGGAATTCCTCAGGAGGAGCCGCAGAGAAGTCTTCATGGGGCGGTGGGTCAGAAGCTCCTCCCAAGAAAGATGATGATGGCCCATGGGGGAAAGGCGGCGAGGGAAAGAGCAATGAAGATAGCTGGAATTCCTCAGGCGGAGCCGCAGAGAAGTCTTCATGGGGTGGTGGGTCAGAAGCTCCTCCCAAGAAAGATGATGATGGCCCGTGGGGGAGCAGCAGCCGAGGAGGTGGCAGCAGTTCCTGGGACAAAGTGGCGGATGGTGGCGGCAGTTCCTGGGACAAAGCAGCGGATGGTGCATGGAACGGCAGCAAGGGTGGCTCCGCCGGCAGTGGCGGATGGTAA